One segment of Panicum virgatum strain AP13 chromosome 3K, P.virgatum_v5, whole genome shotgun sequence DNA contains the following:
- the LOC120699514 gene encoding 40S ribosomal protein S9-2-like: MVHVSFYRNYGKTFKKPRRPYEKERLDAELKLVGEYGLRCKRELWRVQYALSRIRNAARHLLTLDEKNPRRIFEGEALLRRMNRYGLLAEGQNKLDYVLALTAENFLARRLQTLVFKAGMAKSIHHARVLIKQRHIRVGRQIVNVPSFMVRVESEKHIDFSLSSPFGGGPPGRVKRKNQKKASGGGGDGGDEDEE; the protein is encoded by the exons ATGGTGCACGTCAGCTTCTACCGTAACT ATGGTAAGACATTCAAGAAGCCAAGGCGTCCTTATGAGAAGGAGCGTCTTGATGCTGAGCTGAAGCTCGTCGGTGAGTACGGGCTGAGGTGCAAGCGTGAGCTGTGGAGGGTCCAGTATGCTCTGAGCAGGATCCGTAATGCTGCAAGGCACTTGCTCACACTTGATGAGAAGAACCCCCGCCGTATCTTTGAGGGTGAGGCGCTGCTCCGCCGCATGAACCGCTATGGGCTGCTTGCTGAGGGTCAGAACAAGCTTGATTACGTCCTTGCCCTCACTGCTGAGAACTTCCTGGCAAGGCGCCTTCAGACTCTTGTCTTCAAGGCTGGCATGGCCAAGTCCATCCACCATGCTCGTGTCTTGATCAAGCAACGCCACATCAG GGTTGGCAGGCAAATTGTCAATGTCCCGTCATTCATGGTGAGGGTGGAGTCTGAGAAGCACATTGACTTTTCACTGTCAAGCCCATTCGGCGGAGGTCCCCCAGGCAGGGTGAAGAGGaagaaccagaagaaggcaagcggtggtggcggcgacggcggcgatgaGGACGAGGAGTGA
- the LOC120699515 gene encoding cell division cycle 5-like protein, with the protein MRIMIKGGVWKNTEDEILKVAVMKYGKNQWARISSLLVRKSAKQCKARWYEWLDPSIKKTEWTREEDEKLLHLAKLMPTQWRTIAPIVGRTPSQCLERYEKLLDAACAKDENYEPNDDPRKLRPGEIDPNPESKPARPDPVDMDEDEKEMLSEARARLANTRGKKAKRKAREKQLEEARRLASLQKRRELKAAGIDTRHRKRKRKGIDYNAEIPFEKQPPPGFYDIVGEDRPVEHVQFPTTIDELEGKRRADIEAQLRKQDIARNKILQRQDAPAAIMQANKLNDPEAVTRRSKLMLPPPQISDHELEEIAKMGNAGDPGLTEELGEGSIATRTLLGSYSQTPKLGMTPLRTPQRTPAGKGDAIMMEAENLARLRESQTPLLGGDNPDLHPSDFSGVTPRKLEMQTPNPMATPLASPGPGVTPRIGMTPSRDGHNFSLTPKGTPFRDELRINEAVEMQDGTKLELRRQDELRRSLRSGFASFSQPKNEYQIVMPSITEDENEEAEEKIEEDMSDRLSREKAEEEARQEALLRKRSKVLQRSLPRPPAASVEIIRQSVIRSGESRSRSTFVPPTSLEQADELINEELLRLLEHDNAKYPLDEKTQKEKKKGSKHQKNGGYLVPEIDDFEEAELKEAGSMVEEEIQYLRVAMGHENESFEDFVKAHDACQEDLMFFPTNNSYGLASVSGNADKISALQNEFEIVKKRMDDEAKKASRLEQKIKLLTQGYQVRAGKLWSQGQDTFKQMNTASTELECFQELQKQEHLAASYRVLNLTEEVNKQKALEQTLQSRYGDLLSGFQRIQGQLEEHKRQLKIQEEIEAENRAQAEEVVAQECAEEEERKSRSLEEEGQTNIATDGEAAGSKGTTEDQMDVDNRNRDEEFVGPIPPAPDTEGDNDEVTIEENTSNAQSTDPATTDDGADKTDPAKPEGQDKADDTMAVDAGPQEEGKDEPATVGASVSEGNTAVSFDQAVSNEDNGMAPE; encoded by the exons ATGAGGATCATGATCAAGGGCGGCGTGTGGAAGAACACGGAGGACGAGATCCTCAAGGTCGCCGTCATGAAGTACGGCAAGAACCAGTGGGCGCGCATCTCGTCGCTGCTCGTCCGCAAGTCCGCCAAGCAGTGCAAGGCGCGCTGGTACGAGTGGCTCGACCCCTCCATCAAGAAG ACTGAGTGGACAAGGGAAGAGGATGAGAAGCTACTTCATCTTGCTAAACTCATGCCTACTCAGTGGAGGACAATTGCACCTATTGTAGGTCGAACACCATCTCAGTGCCTTGAGCGTTACGAAAAACTGCTTGATGCTGCATGCGCGAAGGATGAAAATTATGAGCCTAATGATGACCCCAGGAAGCTGCGTCCTGGTGAGATTGACCCAAACCCTGAGTCAAAACCTGCACGTCCTGATCCTGTCGATATGGATGAAGATGAAAAAGAAATGCTTTCTGAGGCAAGGGCTCGCTTAGCTAACACTAGGGGTAAAAAAGCAAAACGTAAGGCAAGAGAGAAACAACTTGAAGAGGCAAGGCGGCTTGCCTCATTACAAAAAAGGAGAGAATTAAAGGCAGCCGGTATTGATACACGGcacagaaaaagaaagagaaaggggATTGACTACAATGCCGAGATCCCTTTTGAAAAGCAACCACCTCCAGGTTTTTATGATATTGTGGGTGAAGACAGGCCAGTTGAACATGTACAGTTTCCAACAACCATTGATGAGCTTGAAGGGAAGAGAAGAGCGGATATAGAAGCACAATTAAGAAAGCAAGACATTGCAAGGAACAAGATTCTGCAGAGACAGGATGCCCCTGCTGCTATAATGCAAGCGaataagctaaatgaccccgaAGCTGTCACAAGGAGGTCCAAATTGATGCTTCCGCCTCCCCAAATTTCTGATCATGAGTTAGAGGAGATAGCAAAGATGGGTAATGCTGGTGATCCTGGTTTAACTGAGGAGCTTGGTGAAGGGAGTATTGCCACAAGAACTTTGCTTGGCAGCTATTCTCAGACTCCAAAGCTTGGTATGACACCATTGCGAACTCCGCAGCGAACTCCAGCTGGGAAGGGTGATGCAATTATGATGGAGGCAGAAAATCTTGCACGTCTTAGAGAATCACAAACACCACTATTAGGAGGTGACAACCCTGATCTTCATCCATCAGATTTCTCTGGTGTTACACCACGTAAGCTGGAGATGCAGACTCCAAATCCTATGGCTACGCCTCTGGCAAGCCCTGGTCCTGGTGTTACTCCAAGGATTGGGATGACACCCTCAAGGGATGGACATAACTTCAGTTTAACTCCAAAAGGAACTCCTTTCCGTGATGAGCTTCGTATAAATGAAGCGGTGGAAATGCAGGATGGCACCAAACTTGAGCTTCGCAGGCAAGATGAACTTAGAAGAAGCCTAAGATCTGGTTTTGCTTCTTTTTCACAGCCTAAGAATGAGTACCAGATAGTCATGCCATCTATTACAGAGGATGAGAACGAAGAAGCCGAAGAGAAGATTGAAGAGGACATGTCAGACAGGCTGTCACGAGAAAAGGCTGAGGAAGAGGCTAGGCAGGAGGCATTGCTCAGAAAGAGATCCAAAGTGCTGCAGAGGAGTCTGCCTAGGCCACCTGCTGCTTCAGTAGAGATTATCCGGCAATCTGTTATTAGAAGTGGAGAAAGTAGAAGCAGAAGCACTTTTGTGCCTCCAACATCACTTGAACAAGCTGATGAACTGATAAACGAGGAGCTCCTTAGGCTTCTTGAGCATGATAATGCAAAATATCCTCTTgatgaaaaaactcaaaaagagaaaaagaaagggagcAAACATCAGAAAAATGGGGGATATCTTGTCCCTGAAATTGATGATTTTGAAGAGGCTGAATTAAAAGAG GCTGGTTCTATGGTCGAAGAGGAGATTCAATATCTTCGAGTGGCCATGGGTCATGAAAATGAATCTTTTGAGGACTTTGTcaaagcacatgatgcatgccAAGAGGATCTTATGTTTTTTCCTACTAATAATAGCTATGGTTTAGCTAGTGTTTCTGGAAATGCTGATAAGATTTCTGCCTTGCAAAACGAGTTTGAAATTGTGAAGAAAAGAATGGACGATGAAGCTAAGAAGGCTTCTCGTCTTGAGCAGAAGATAAAGCTTCTGACACAAGGATACCAG GTACGGGCTGGAAAACTCTGGTCACAGGGCCAGGACACATTCAAGCAGATGAATACTGCATCAACAGAACTCGAATGCTTCCAAGAGCTGCAGAAACAGGAACACCTTGCTGCTTCCTATCGAGTCTTAAATTTGACCGAAGAAGTGAATAAACAGAAAGCACTAGAACAGACTCTCCAAAGCCGCTATGGTGATCTGTTGTCTGGTTTCCAGAGGATCCAAGGACAGCTTGAGGAGCACAAGAGACAACTCAAGATACAGGAGGAAATAGAAGCAGAAAATCGTGCTCAGGCGGAGGAAGTTGTGGCACAGGAGTGtgctgaggaagaagaaaggaagagtcGCAGCCTTGAAGAGGAAGGTCAGACAAACATTGCTACTGATGGAGAAGCTGCTGGAAGCAAGGGTACCACTGAGGATCAGATGGATGTGGACAACAGGAATAGGGACGAGGAATTTGTAGGCCCAATTCCTCCAGCACCAGACACTGAAGGGGATAACGATGAGGTCACAATTGAAGAGAACACTTCTAATGCCCAGAGTACTGACCCTGCGACCACGGATGATGGGGCTGACAAGACCGATCCAGCCAAACCAGAAGGTCAGGATAAAGCTGATGACACTATGGCTGTTGATGCTGGCCCTCAGGAAGAGGGCAAGGATGAACCTGCAACTGTTGGTGCCAGTGTAAGTGAAGGAAATACCGCTGTATCTTTCGATCAAGCTGTCTCGAATGAGGATAATGGCATGGCTCCTGAATGA